The genomic segment TCGATCGGTCGACCTGTCCAGTCGAGTTCGAAGTCCTGCAGCACGAGCACGTGCTCGCGCGCCGCCGACACGTCGGGCACCGCGTCGAGCCCGCCTCGAATGATCAGTGGGGCGGCGAGGCCCAGCGCGACCTGGCGCGCCACCGACCCGTGCAGGTGAGGGTGCAACCAGAACAGGCCAGCGGGATGCTGCTCGGGAACACGAAACGCATACGACGCGACCTCGCCCGGCGCGATCTCTCGGAAGATGTTGTCGGCCACGCCGTCGGGCGCCACGTGCAGGCCATGGAAGTGGAGGTTGGTCGGCTCCTCCAGCTGATTCACCAAGCGAATCCGGAGTTCGTCGCCGGGCGCCATCTCCAGAAGGGGCCCTGGCACCTGGCCGTTGTAGGACCACAGCCGAGCGCGTTCGCCGGCAAGGTCTACCCAGTCGTCACTCGCGACCAACTCGACGTCGAGGCGTCCACCAGCGCTTACCAGACGTGCGTCCCTCCCCGCGGATTCGGTACGGCTGCGCAACGGCGCCCCAGCCAGCCGCGGGAGACCGCGACCGGCCAGATAGCTGGCACCGACGGCTGCTCCAACCCCCACAAAGGCTCTGCGTGTGACGAACATACGACTACCACTCCTCACGATCCCGGGGTTGCTTGCTTGACAGATGCTGATGTGCGCGGTCACGAACGGACGGGACTTCGTGACCGCGGCAACACTCCGGCAGCTCACCGCGCAGGACATCCAGTGCGCGCGCCGCCTTGTCCAGGAAATCCGCCGACGACTCGATGAGCCACCGCCTGGGATGGCCGTCCCAGGCTTGCAGGATGAGCGCATCCACTTCGCCTGCCCGTGCAGCCGACTCAGTCCGGAGCGGATTCTGGTGGTTGTAGCCGAGCTCGGCCGTCGGGGTTCGCAAGTGGATGACGGCGTCGTATCGAGCGCGTTCCACGTCGCGGCTGGTGCCGAGCGCCCCCCAGTAGTCTTCGGCGGGACCGGGCCAGTACGCCAACCCGTCGAGGATGCCGCGATCGCACAGCACTATCGCCGGATTGTGGCTGTCGCCCGTGATCTCCAACTGCCGTTGGACGTGGTAAATCGCTCGCTGCGCCGCGCGCTGACATTCACGGTCGTCATGCCGCGGAAACCCGCCGCCGAACACGATGCTCGCCGCCTCCGGCAGCACCCTGACGTGAGCGCAGAACGACTGGCGGATCAACTCGAGGAGCGCCGTCTTGCCGGCGCCTGGTCCGCCAGTCAGCACAATGCGCCGCCGTTCATGGGCGTTGCTACATTCACAGGTGGTCATGGCTTCTCCGCGGTCGCAGGCGAACCTCTCAACCCTTGGGCACTCCGCTGGGCCTTCCTCATGGGTCAGGGGTGGGCCACGACGAGCTTGAGCACGTCCGACATCAGGTTCTCTTCGCGCTCGACGACGAAGCCCGCCGCGCGGATGGTCTCCATCGTTCGCCGGTTGATGTGTGGGCCACGCCGGGACACGAACGGATCGAGCCAGTCGAACAGCGCCGCCAGCCACGGTGCCCCGGGTCGCACATGCTCCAGGAATAGAGCCCGGCCTCCCGCACGCAGCACACGACGTATCTCCTGCAGGCCCTTCAGCGCGTCGGGCACTGAACAGAAGACGCACGTCGATACGACCGTGTCGAAGGTCTCGGACGGCCACGCGAGTTCTTGGACATCCATGAGCGCCAGGCGGACGTTGGCGCGCGGCGGTCGACGCTGAGCGCGCTCCAGCATCCGCGGGCTGAAGTCGATGGCGTCCACCTGCACGGCATCGGGATAGAGGGACAGGTTGCGACCGGTGCCCACTCCCACCTCGAGCACCCGTGCTCCGTCGACTTCGGCGATGAGCCGACTGCGATAGCGATCCATCGCCATCACCTCCATCGGCCAGGTCATGATGTCGTAGTGTCGAGCGGTGCGGTCGTATCGCGCGCGAACGAGCGCACTCTCGGTTTGCGGCGCCTGTTGCTCGATGTTCGATTCGTTTGTCGCCATGGCGTCATCCTTTGCCGGCCCCCGGGGCGGTGCCGACTCGCCACTTCTCGATGAGCGCAAGCACTCCCAGTGCAGGCTCACGGATCTGCGCGTGTCGAAGCACGTCCCAGTGCCGCCGGAGATACAACTGCAAGAACTCCACGACGTGCCCCATCGGCACGCAGGTCCACCGGTCCGGTGTCGTCCCTCCCGCCCCGTCGCCGAACGCCACCATGCGTACGGTGTGGCCCGACGGTGTGTCGGCGCACCCCTTCGCGAGCAACTGGCGCGTCAACGAGGCGACATGTGCCGGGGGACAGCACCCGAAGCGCGCCAGCGCCACCTCCAGAACCACCGGGTCTCGTGCGGCCAGGTTGAACCGCGCCGGCCCCTCCTTGACCTCGCCGACGATCATGTCCGGGCAATCGATGGGGCACGCCAGCGCAGGATCCGGCGTCATCAGCGTCGCCTCCAGCGGACGCCGTCCTCGCCCTCGCTTGAGGTCGTGTGCGGCGTGCGCGAAACGAAAGGCCAGCACGTCGAGGTCCGTCACCGCCCGCGTGTGGTCGCGGTGGAATGCCTCCAGCACCGGATACTCGGTGACGGTGAAGTATCCATTGACGTGAAGGTACGCCTGCACGAGCGCGACGGCGGTATCCATGGCAGCCTCTGTTGTGCCCGGTGCAGCTCTTCTCGCGCCGACCGTCAGAACCGGTAGCCCACGCTGAACGTGATGCTGCCGATGCTGTAGGTGTCGCCCCCGCCGAAGATCGTGAGGGCCCGCACATCGGGGCGAACGTAGAGGTGGTTCGTCAGGTCGAGCCGCACTCCACCGCCGACACTGACGGCGGGGTCGGTGAACCCCGGCATGTGCCCAAGGCTCTCGCCAGGAGCGTTGAGGGCGCCCATGCGCCGTGCGTAGAACATCGGCATCTGCCCATACGTGACGCCCATGTCGTTCGAGCCGAGCTGGCCCCCCATCATTCCGAAGGACCGCTCGTTGCCGGCGTCGAACATGGCACGGTACAGGCCACCGCCGATCGACAGGTACGGCACGGCTCGCCGTGCGGTCAGGAGGTCCAGGAGCACGCTCACGTTCAGATCCATCGCCGACTGGCCGGGGCCGCGGTCGAAATAGACGCTGCGGGCTTCCAGTGACAGGCGTTGGTTCACGTCCACGCTGAGCGTGAGACCCGCTGCCGCGCCCGCCTGTCCACTCCCCAGCGACGCGCCGCCCAGGGCCGTGATCGAAACAGGGCCGTCACGAACCGGTGCCGGATCCTGTCGCGCCCAGACGGGCGACACGCCGGTCGCAAGCGCAAGAGTGACGAATGCGGAGACGATGTGGTGCGCGTTCATGATGACGACCTCCTTGCCTCCCGCGACGTTGGCGTCGCGCAGGCAGTGGTTGTTCACTCAAGGCGCCGTGGCAGGCGCCCGTCCGACAGTCACGGCGTGCGACAGTCCGAAGCAGCACGGCGCGTCGTGCGGACATCCGACGTGTTCGCAATGGAATCGAAACGTGAGGGCGTGGGCCTCGGCCGGAAATGGGCCGAGCGTGACCTGAAACCTCCTCGCGCCGGCCATGACACCGCCCACGGCCGTCAGGCCCGCCGTCCGTTCGGGGCCGTCGCCGACGCGAAACGTAAGCCGACCGGGACAGTTCGTGCGGACCGTCAACTGGTCACGCCGACCGATCCGTGACACCGGATGCGCGAACGTCCACACCACGGGATGCGGGACGATCGCCTCATCCAGTTCTGCCGGCGGGTCCTCGCCGAGGGCGTGATAGACGCCTCGCAGATGTGCCCGAAAGAGCTCGTCGAACGACGCGTCGTTCCGCGACTCCTGGTCGCTGCCGAACCACCAGAACCAGTCGGACCCTTCGGCCGCCATGAGGGAGACGTGCGCTGGTTTCGCCCCTGGCACAGTGGTCGCCACGCGGGCCAGGGTCGATCTCGCGGCGCCCAGTAAGGTCCACGCAGCGTTCTCTTCGGGTTCTCCGATCCACGTCCCGAGGTCCACGCCCGCATCGGACCCGGGTTCGTCGATCCAGGACCCGGTCGCCAACTCATGGACGGTCGCCAGCTTGTCGAGTGGATGGGGCCGAATGCCTCGTGCAGGATTACCGAGGAGATACTCCGAGAACGTGACCGTTCTGAACCGGGGACTCGACGCCAGGCGGCGGTAGAGCGCGTGTAGGAACAGCCTCCCGTCATCGGGATATCCGCCCCACGCGTTCTCGCCGTCGAGCACGATCGTCAACACGCGGTCGTCGTCCCCGTCCAGTCGGTCGACGACCTGCGTCTCGACCGCCTGGAGGAAGTCCTGGACCGCGGCCTCCTGGTCCGTGTATTGCCCGTAGCGAAACCCGACGCCATCAGACAGGTCGGTGTGTCGAAAGAAGATCGCGACGGCCTGGCGCTCAGACACCGTGCGGTACGGTTGGCACAGCACCTCGGGCTCGGAGGCTCGATAGCCCCACCGGCCGGATCGCGCGAGCACGCCGGCATCCGTGGCCAGCCAGGCAAAGCCGTCCGCCCCGACCATCTCGACGGCGTCGGCGGACACCGCGCCCTCGGCCGGCCAGAGCCCTCGCGGCTGGCGGCCAAACCGCGTGGCGTAGTCGGATCGTGCGAAGTCGAGGTGCCCCGCGGCGTCATCGGGATGCGCATAGCGTGGTGGGCGTGAGGCCCCCGCGCGGTCGATGGCAGCCCGGTCAGAGTCGATCAGGAGGGGCAGGATCGGGTGGAACGCCGGCGTCGTGCTGACTTCGATTTGCCCGGCCTCCTGAAGCGCTCGATGAATGGGTACGACGGCGCGCAGGAGCTTGTACTGCTCGTCGACCATCGCCAGGACCTCCGCGTGAGTGAACCCGCGCTGCTGTCGCACGAACCGAGCCACGTCCACCGTCTCCCCGGTGGTTAGACGCATGGCCGCAGTGCGGAACTCGTGTCCGAACCAGGCGAGGTTGAACCACATCTGCAGGTCGCGGAGGTCCTGGCGCGAGAACTTGTCGCCCCGCATCCGCTGTTCGAACAGTTGGCGATAGCGCGCATGCTGGAAGATCTGGTGATGCCAGTCGGCGTCGAAGAATGTCGACAGCAGGTCCTCGATCTGTGTCCGGCTGAGCGACTCGGCTGGACGTCGCGTCAGCTCCAGGGCCACGTCACTGGCGCCGTGCAACAAGTAGTCGTCGATCTGACGGAGTAGGACGGGCGTGAGGTTGAACGTGACGTGCACGTCATGCTGCGCCGCCAGTGCGGCCATGGAGTAGTAGTCACGAAGCGCGTGCAGGCGCACCCACGGCGCGCGGTAGCTCCCGGCGGCGTCTGCCGCGCTCGGATCGCGATAGAGCGGCTGATGCTGGTGCCAGAGCCAGGCGATGTACAGCGCGGGCTTGACGCGGAACGCGAACGTCGGCGTGTGCACCTCGCCGTCCGGTGATGTCCCCTGCACCGTATACGTGACCTCGTCGCCCTCGGCGAACGGACCGAGCGGAGCCGTCCAGGAGCTGTTCACGGTGTCGTTGTGGTGCCAGGCGGCCGGCGTCGCACCCTCGCGACGCGCGCCATCAGCGGCGACGACCTCCCAGGTCACCGATACCGACTGCCCGACGCCGATCGGCCACGTGCCGACCATGACGTCGATGGTCTCGCCGGGACTGACCCGCCGCGGCCGTCGCGGCGCATCGACGGTGTCATGCCAGATTTCCATGGCGCCCCCTTACGTTTCTCCGCCGACACGCATCAGGCGATGGTCGTCGGACCACCGCAGCGCTCGACGTTCCACGAGCAGGCCGACAACCCGGCCGCACGTGGCGGCGTCGCACCCCCACAACCGACGCGCCTGGTCGAGCGTGAGCGCGAGCCCGGGCATCTCGCGGTACTCACTCAGCACCCGCTCGATCAGCAGCTCATCGAGTCTGTCGTCGGTGGCCACGGCGCACCTCATGCCTCGACTCCCACGACCTGCCGTGGTGTCCACCGGCGCACGAGCTTGGCCAGTTCGATCACCGTGACCGGCCCCATCGCCACCAGCAGCGTCAACGCGCAGTCGGGACCAGACAGCGGGCCAATCTCGAAGATGGCCTGCGCCGCAGGAATGTGGTGAATCCCCAGCTGCAAGAGAACCGAGACGACCACCACGCCCAGCAGCCGCACGTTGGTGAACGCGCCCACTTCCCAGAACAGGCGCGTCGTGCTCCGCGCCGCAAAGGCCCGGAACAGCTCGCCGAAGACGAGCACGGAGAAGGCGAGGTTGCGCGCCTCCACGAGGTCGCGGCTGTTGAGCGCCCACACGAAGACGCTCAGCGTGGCCACGGCCTGCAGCGCGCCCGTGCTCACGATGAACAGCCACTGCTCACGCCCCAGCATCGGCTCGTCGGGATGCCGCGGCGGGCGCTGTAACACGTCGCCTTCAGGCGGATCCACGACCAGGGCCAGGGCCGGCAGCCCATCGGTGACGACGTTGATCCAGAGCAGATGCAGCGGGAGCAGCGGCAGCGGCCAGCCCGCCAGCGCGGCCACCAGCATGACGGCCAGCTCGGCGGTGTTGCCGGACAGCAGGTAGACCAGCGTTTTGCGGATGTTGTCGAAGATGCCGCGGCCCTCGCGAATCGCTGCGACGATGCTGGCGAAGTTGTCGTCCGCAAGGACCATGTCCGAGGCCTCCCGGGTCACCTCCGTGCCCGTCAGGCCCATCGCGATGCCGATATGCGCCTCGCGAAGCGCAGGCGCGTCGTTGACGCCGTCGCCGGTCATCGCCACGACTGCGCCTCGCGCCTTCCAGGCGCGCACGATGCCGATCTTGTCCTCCGGCGTCGCCCGCGCATGTACGCGCTCTTCCGCGGGGTCGGCGGTCGGCAGGATGCCGAGTTCCGTCGCAATGGCGCGCGCCGTCACGGGATGGTCGCCCGTGATCATCACGGTGGCGATGCCCGCAGCCCGGGCGGCGGCGACGGCCTCGATGGCTTCCGTGCGGGGCGGGTCGGCGATGCCGACCAGACCGAGCAGGGATGACTGGTCCGTCGCCCCAGCGGGCCCGACAGCCACTGCCAGCACGCGAAGGCCACGCGCCGCCATCTGGTCATTTGCTGCTGACGCGTGGTCCGTGCCCTGGCTGCACATCGGCAGCAGGCTCTCGACGGCCCCCTTGATGAACCGGCGGCCGTCGGCGCGCTCGATGACCATTCGTTTCGTCGTGCTGTCGAACGGGGTTTCGGCGACGCGGGGATTCACACGCTCGATCTCGCTGCGGTGAATGCCCCGCGCGGCTGCCGCGATAAGAATCGCGACCTCAGTCGGATCCCCAACGCACCCTGCTCCGTCGGACCGCAGTTCCGCATCGCAGCAGGACGCGGCGGCGGCCAACAGGGCGTCGTGGTCCGCTCCCCAGAGTTCGCGCACCCGCATGGCCCCGGTGGTCAGCGTTCCGGTCTTGTCTGTACAGATGACCGTGGCGCACCCGAGCGTCTCCACGGCTGGCAGCCGCCGAATCAGCACGTGCCGTGCCGCCATGCGCTGCACCCCCACGGCGAGCGCGATCGTGACCACGGCCGGCAGCCCCTCGGGCACCGCCGCGACCGCCAGCGAGACAGCGGCCATGAAGACGTCGAGAACCGACCAGCCGCGCAGCACGCCGGCGATGGCGACCAGCGCCACGATGCCGCCGCAAATGACGAGCAGGGTCTGACTGACCCGCGCCAAGCGCCGCTGCAGGGGCGTCACGGTGTCCTGTGCTGTCGCCAGCAGATGCGCGATCCGACCCAGCTCCGTCTGCATTCCGGTGGCCACCACCTCTGCGGATGCCGTTCCAGTCGCGATCGACGTACCCATGAAGACGGTGTCGTGGCGTTCGGCAAGAGGCGCGCCCGGTGCCGACGGGCCCGCCCGCTTCTCTACCGGCGCACTCTCTCCGGTGAGTGCGGCCTCGTTCGTGGTCAGGGCATGAGCGGTCACCAGGCGTGCGTCGGCCGCCGTGATGTCCCCCGCCTCGAGGATGAGGATGTCGCCGGGGACGACCGCGCTCGCCGCCACCATGACGCTGGCGCCGTCACGGAGGACGCGGGCCTTCGGCGCCGTCATCGAACGCAGCGCCTGGATCGCTCGCTCGGCGCGATGTTCTTGCACGAAGCCGATGACGGCGTTGATGAGGACGATTGCCCCGATCGCGCCGGCGTCGAGGAACTCGCCGAACACGGTGGACACCACCGCGGCTCCGGCGAGCAACCAGATCACGGGGCTCGCAAATTGCCGGGCCAGCAGCACCACGCGAGACGCCGCCTGCTCGCGCCGAAGCTCGTTCGGTCCTGTCTGTGCCAGGCGGCGTTGCGCCTCGCTCGACGACAGGCCACGAACGGCCGGTGTCATCACCGTGCCAGACAGGTTGGCGGTCTGCGACCGTGTCACGATGACACCTCCGAATCCGGTTTCGTGGGCGACGGTGTCACGGGAGGGCCTTCAGACGCGGCCGTGGCGCCCGCATCGACGGGTGGCGGCTCCTGCTCGCGAGCGTCAGGGGTGCTCGCTTCGGCGGGTCCGGGCGTCTGCGCGGAGTCCTCCACCGCCACGGTGTTGGCCAGCG from the Vicinamibacterales bacterium genome contains:
- a CDS encoding ATP-binding protein; its protein translation is MTTCECSNAHERRRIVLTGGPGAGKTALLELIRQSFCAHVRVLPEAASIVFGGGFPRHDDRECQRAAQRAIYHVQRQLEITGDSHNPAIVLCDRGILDGLAYWPGPAEDYWGALGTSRDVERARYDAVIHLRTPTAELGYNHQNPLRTESAARAGEVDALILQAWDGHPRRWLIESSADFLDKAARALDVLRGELPECCRGHEVPSVRDRAHQHLSSKQPRDREEW
- a CDS encoding methyltransferase domain-containing protein — translated: MATNESNIEQQAPQTESALVRARYDRTARHYDIMTWPMEVMAMDRYRSRLIAEVDGARVLEVGVGTGRNLSLYPDAVQVDAIDFSPRMLERAQRRPPRANVRLALMDVQELAWPSETFDTVVSTCVFCSVPDALKGLQEIRRVLRAGGRALFLEHVRPGAPWLAALFDWLDPFVSRRGPHINRRTMETIRAAGFVVEREENLMSDVLKLVVAHP
- a CDS encoding glycoside hydrolase family 57 protein, with product MEIWHDTVDAPRRPRRVSPGETIDVMVGTWPIGVGQSVSVTWEVVAADGARREGATPAAWHHNDTVNSSWTAPLGPFAEGDEVTYTVQGTSPDGEVHTPTFAFRVKPALYIAWLWHQHQPLYRDPSAADAAGSYRAPWVRLHALRDYYSMAALAAQHDVHVTFNLTPVLLRQIDDYLLHGASDVALELTRRPAESLSRTQIEDLLSTFFDADWHHQIFQHARYRQLFEQRMRGDKFSRQDLRDLQMWFNLAWFGHEFRTAAMRLTTGETVDVARFVRQQRGFTHAEVLAMVDEQYKLLRAVVPIHRALQEAGQIEVSTTPAFHPILPLLIDSDRAAIDRAGASRPPRYAHPDDAAGHLDFARSDYATRFGRQPRGLWPAEGAVSADAVEMVGADGFAWLATDAGVLARSGRWGYRASEPEVLCQPYRTVSERQAVAIFFRHTDLSDGVGFRYGQYTDQEAAVQDFLQAVETQVVDRLDGDDDRVLTIVLDGENAWGGYPDDGRLFLHALYRRLASSPRFRTVTFSEYLLGNPARGIRPHPLDKLATVHELATGSWIDEPGSDAGVDLGTWIGEPEENAAWTLLGAARSTLARVATTVPGAKPAHVSLMAAEGSDWFWWFGSDQESRNDASFDELFRAHLRGVYHALGEDPPAELDEAIVPHPVVWTFAHPVSRIGRRDQLTVRTNCPGRLTFRVGDGPERTAGLTAVGGVMAGARRFQVTLGPFPAEAHALTFRFHCEHVGCPHDAPCCFGLSHAVTVGRAPATAP
- a CDS encoding cation-translocating P-type ATPase, which codes for MTRSQTANLSGTVMTPAVRGLSSSEAQRRLAQTGPNELRREQAASRVVLLARQFASPVIWLLAGAAVVSTVFGEFLDAGAIGAIVLINAVIGFVQEHRAERAIQALRSMTAPKARVLRDGASVMVAASAVVPGDILILEAGDITAADARLVTAHALTTNEAALTGESAPVEKRAGPSAPGAPLAERHDTVFMGTSIATGTASAEVVATGMQTELGRIAHLLATAQDTVTPLQRRLARVSQTLLVICGGIVALVAIAGVLRGWSVLDVFMAAVSLAVAAVPEGLPAVVTIALAVGVQRMAARHVLIRRLPAVETLGCATVICTDKTGTLTTGAMRVRELWGADHDALLAAAASCCDAELRSDGAGCVGDPTEVAILIAAAARGIHRSEIERVNPRVAETPFDSTTKRMVIERADGRRFIKGAVESLLPMCSQGTDHASAANDQMAARGLRVLAVAVGPAGATDQSSLLGLVGIADPPRTEAIEAVAAARAAGIATVMITGDHPVTARAIATELGILPTADPAEERVHARATPEDKIGIVRAWKARGAVVAMTGDGVNDAPALREAHIGIAMGLTGTEVTREASDMVLADDNFASIVAAIREGRGIFDNIRKTLVYLLSGNTAELAVMLVAALAGWPLPLLPLHLLWINVVTDGLPALALVVDPPEGDVLQRPPRHPDEPMLGREQWLFIVSTGALQAVATLSVFVWALNSRDLVEARNLAFSVLVFGELFRAFAARSTTRLFWEVGAFTNVRLLGVVVVSVLLQLGIHHIPAAQAIFEIGPLSGPDCALTLLVAMGPVTVIELAKLVRRWTPRQVVGVEA